One genomic segment of Balaenoptera musculus isolate JJ_BM4_2016_0621 chromosome 11, mBalMus1.pri.v3, whole genome shotgun sequence includes these proteins:
- the LOC118903513 gene encoding LOW QUALITY PROTEIN: histone H2A type 1-A (The sequence of the model RefSeq protein was modified relative to this genomic sequence to represent the inferred CDS: inserted 2 bases in 1 codon; deleted 1 base in 1 codon) — translation MIIVCGRGERSGKARGEGESRSSGASLQFPVGQIRRLLRSGNYAERIGAGSSVYLAAVLESLTVYILELAGNACHDDKGTCISPGHLQLAVRNNEELNNLLGRVAIAQGGVLXNSHAVLLPGKTESRHQKVQSK, via the exons ATGATTA TTGTGTGTGGGCGTGGGGAACGAAGTGGTAAAGCTCGCGGCGAAGGTGAGTCTCGCTCATCTGGAGCGAGCTTGCAGTTTCCAGTGGGTCAGATCCGTCGTCTGCTCCGCAGCGGT AATTATGCGGAGCGCATTGGGGCTGGTTCGTCTGTGTATTTGGCAGCGGTGTTGGAGTCCCTAACGGTTTATATCTTGGAGTTGGCGGGCAATGCCTGTCACGACGACAAGGGGACGTGCATTAGTCCGGGCCACTTGCAGTTGGCAGTCCGCAATAATGAGGAGCTTAACAATTTGCTGGGTCGTGTGGCTATCGCTCAGGGTGGCGTTTT GAACAGCCACGCCGTGCTGCTGCCCGGGAAGACTGAGAGCCGCCATCAGAAAGTGCAGAGCAAGTAA
- the LOC118903728 gene encoding histone H2B type 1-A gives MPELFSRNTAVSKKGFKRAVTKTQNKERKKRKRCRKESYSVYIYKVLKQVHPETGISSKAMSIMNSFVSDIFERISSEASRLAHYSKQSTITSREIQTAVRLLLPGELAKHAVSEGTKAVTKYTSSK, from the coding sequence ATGCCAGAGTTGTTTTCAAGAAATACTGCGGTTTCGAAGAAAGGGTTTAAGAGAGCTGTAACGAAAActcaaaataaagaaagaaagaagcgcaaaagatgcagaaaagagAGTTATTCGGTTTATATCTATAAAGTGCTGAAACAAGTGCACCCGGAAACCGGTATTTCCTCGAAAGCCATGAGTATCATGAATTCTTTCGTATCTGATATCTTTGAGCGTATTTCAAGCGAGGCGTCCCGCTTGGCTCATTACAGTAAGCAATCGACTATCACCTCCAGGGAGATTCAAACGGCCGTCCGCCTGTTGCTGCCAGGAGAGCTGGCTAAGCACGCTGTGTCTGAAGGCACCAAAGCTGTTACGAAGTACACCAGCTCCAAGTAA